One Homalodisca vitripennis isolate AUS2020 unplaced genomic scaffold, UT_GWSS_2.1 ScUCBcl_2715;HRSCAF=7750, whole genome shotgun sequence genomic window carries:
- the LOC124372235 gene encoding histone H2A: MSGRGKGGKVKGKAKSRSSRAGLQFPVGRIHRLLRKGNYAERVGAGAPVYLAAVMEYLAAEVLELAGNAARDNKKTRIIPRHLQLAIRNDEELNKLLSGVTIAQGGVLPNIQAVLLPKKTEKKA; encoded by the coding sequence ATGTCAGGACGAGGCAAAGGCGGTAAAGTGAAGGGAAAGGCAAAGTCCCGCTCGTCCAGGGCCGGTCTACAGTTCCCGGTCGGCAGGATCCACCGTCTGCTCCGCAAGGGCAACTACGCCGAGCGAGTGGGTGCCGGAGCTCCGGTCTACCTGGCCGCCGTCATGGAGTATCTCGCCGCCGAGGTTCTCGAGTTGGCCGGTAACGCGGCCCGTGACAACAAGAAGACCAGGATCATTCCCCGTCACCTTCAGCTGGCCATCAGGAATGACGAGGAGCTGAACAAGCTCCTGTCCGGTGTCACCATCGCCCAGGGAGGTGTACTGCCAAACATCCAGGCCGTGCTCCTGCCCAAGAAGACCGAGAAGAAGGCCTAA